The Elusimicrobiota bacterium genome segment TTCAAAACGGGTCGTGGGCTCGACGATAGAAAACAACCGGTCATTCGGGATGACGATCAAGGTATCACAGTAGGCCTTCAATTCTTTGAGGCCGCTGTCCCCCTGGACCAGCTTCACGCGTCCTTCGAACTGAAACGGCCGCGTCACCACGCCGACGGTCAGGGCTTTGCACTCTTCCTTGGCGATGCGCGCCACCAGCGGTGCGGCACCCGTCCCGGTTCCACCGCCCATGCCGGCCGTCACGAACACCATGTCCGATCCCATCAGAACTTCCCGGATCTTGTCGGTGGACTCTTCAGCTGCCTGACGTCCGATGCTTGGATTTCCACCCGCTCCAAGGCCGCGCGTAAGCTTCTCGCCCAGCTGGATCATCAGAGGCGCTTTGCTGCGGCGCAACGTCTGCGCGTCGGTATTGGCGGCGACAAACTCCACATGGCGCAGTTCCGCTTCGATCATGCGGTTGACGGCATTGCCGCCGCCCCCCCCCACACCGATGACGCGGATGACGGCCGGTTGTTCGCGAACATCCTCCGCCAGTTTGATTCGCATCAGAATGTCTCCTCAACCCATTCCCGCAGGCGTGCGGTCCAGTTCCCGCTTCTCGAACGCCGGCGGCTGATGATCGCCGCGCTCTCCGCCCGGAACGGGAAACTGAGAAGACCGATTGCGGTCGCAAAGCTGGGATTGCCGACAATATCGCTTTTGCCGACCACCCCCTGTGGAAGACCGATCCGCGATGACAGCTGAAGGATCCGATCGGACGCCTGTTCGATCCCTTTCAACAGGGATCCCCCTCCCGTGAGAATCACTCCCCCGGGAACCACGCGGTCCGCATAACCGGAGTCCTGAAGCTTCTCGGAAATCAGCGTAAAAATCTCTTCCACGCGCGGTTCGATAATATCCACCAGAAAACGCCGGTTGACTTTACGGAAGGTGCGCCCATCCATGGCCGTGAAATTCACTTCGTTTTCATTCTGTTCCAGAAGGTTCGACATGGCCACGCCGTAGTTTTCCTTGATCTGCTGAGCCTGAGAAAGCGACGTGCGGAGCCCGTAAGCGAGATCACGGGTAATGGCGTCCGCCCCGAGAGGCAGCTTCTCGGTAAAATGCACGGACCCGTCGAAGTAAACCGCCAGATCCGTCGTCTGCCCACCGATATCAACCAACAGAGACCCCAGATCGCGCTCCTCCTGCGTGACCACGACTTCCCCAGCCGCCAGAAGCCCGTAGATCGGTTCGGTTACGGAAAATCCGGCCGCATTGATCGCTTTGAAAATATTGTTAAGGTGAGACCGCGACGCGGTCACGATGTGCACATCCACTTCGAGAAGCGATCCCTCCATCCCGACGGGATTGGGAACTCCCTGTTGACGGTCAAGGGTGAATCCCTGCGGAATCGTGTGGATGATTTCGCGGTCCGGGGACATGTGAACAGCTTGCGCGCTTTCGATCGCTTTTTCCACATCCTCCGCGGTAATTTCCTTGTCGGTGCGCGCGATATTGAGCGCGCCGTGATTGTTGAAGGTCTGGAGATGGCTTCCCCGCACAGCGATGGTCAGGTCTTTCACCATTTCCTTGGCGACATCTTCCGCTTCCTCACAGATACGGGTGACTGCGCGGGCGGTCTCATCGATATTAATGACAACGCCTCCCTTGAGGCCGCCGGGACAGGCGCTGCGAGCTCCGCTGAGTACCTCGATCTGTCCGGTTTGTGCATCCCGGCGACCGATTACGCAAGCGACTTGCGCACTTCCGATATCCAGTCCGGCTACGATGTCTGTTTTCGCCATGGTTTCTCCCCTGAACCGAGTTATTTTACCGACTTCGGCCTTATAATGATACGCCCCTGCTCAAAAAATCGCAAATCCGCCAGAGCGGCTCCTCCCAAATGTTGATGGGTATCCTCCAGAACACTTGAAAGAGCCGTCAATTTTTCAATAACCCCTTTTGACTCCAACGGCCCCCACGTGATGTGCGCCCCGGTCTTGAGATCGAACGCCATGTTGCCCAGCCGGTCATCGCTGATGGCCGCGACCTGACTCCAAAAGGATTTCTGTTTCGCAAAGGAAGCGATCCACTGACCCAGGGCCGGGCGCGCCAGAGCCGGATTGAATTTGGCGCTCGGCAACTGGCTCCAACTTCCCGGGAGAATCGGGAACACAACCCCTTCCTGATCCATTCCCATCGACTCCATCCGGACCAACGGAACGCGGGGCTCGATCCGCGCAATAATGAGATTAGAGGAAAGATTCCTTTCGAAATGAACCGCACAAATGGCCGGATTCTTTTTCTCCAACCGGTGTTCGGCCCATAACGCAATCCCGGGCACCCAAAGCCAATACCGCCGGGTCGGCCACTCCAGAGTAACCGGTTGTCCGGCCAGGGTCTTCGGGGCCCGCATTTCGATCAGGGGCGTATGACGGCGCAAAAAACCGCTGAAGAGCGAATCGCTCTGGACAATGATGCCCAGCACAAAACCGGCCGCCAGCACCGCCACCCCGCTGCGCATCAGCCAGACGCTGGCATGCTGCTTCAACTTTTCACGACGGCGATACCGCAATACCACGCGCTGTTTGCGCTTCGCCTTACGCCGCAAATGAGCACTCCGCAATTTTTAGAACCAGCGCGTCGAAATCCATTCCAACCGCCCGGGCCGCATCCGGCAAAAGGGACGTCTCCGTCATGCCGGGGACGGTGTTCACTTCCAGAAGGGTCGGACCCGCCTTCCGGTCCACGATCAAATCCACCCGAGCCACCGCTCGAACCTGAAGCACGCGGCAAGCGGCCAAGGCCAGTTCACTGGCCCTGCGGGACACCGCGGCTGACAGCGACGCCGGCAGAATATGGCGGGATCCTCCCGGCGCATACTTGGCATGAAAATCGTAAAAAGACCGGTCACAGGGGACGATCTCAATCACCGGCAGCGTTTGTTTTCCCAAAACACCGACGGTAATTTCCGGCCCGCTTAAAAACTTTTCAACCAGGAGCGTCGACCCGTAACGGGCCGCGCTCCTTACCGCCGGTCCCCATTCGTTGGCCGAACGCACAATCGAAACCCCGATCGCCGAACCTTGATCCACGGGTTTCACAACCAATGGAAAACCAAAACGTTTCGCTTGTGGAAGACTTTTCGGGAGTTCTTCTTTTTGGAGTGAGAACCAGGGAGCTGTCGGGAGGTGGGCCGCTTCAAATAGTCGTTTGCTGGCGATTTTATCCATGGCCAGAGCCGAAGCCAGGATACCAGAACCGGTGTAGGGAATGCCCAGCCATTGGAGGAGCCCTTGAACCGCGCCATCCTCACCGCCGGGACCGTGGAGTGCGATGTAAGCACAATCGATTTTGTGACGCTGGAGAGAAGCGGGAAGCGGTTTGGCGGCATCGATGGCGACGGCGTGGAATCCTTGTCTTTTAAGCGATTGCCAGATGGCACAGCCTGTTTTTAAGGAAATATCCCGCTCCGCAGAAGTGCCCCCCATCAAAACACCGATGCGGCGGCCGCGCAGCCAGCGGCGAAAATTTTTCACGATGACCACTCACCGACCAATTTCACTTCAGGTTCAAGTTGAATTCCAAACCGATCAAACACGGTCTGCTGGATCTGTTTCATTAACGTTTGCACGTCCGAGGCCCGTGCGTTTTTTTCGTTAATGATAAAATTGGCATGACGCTCCGAAACACGAGCTCCCCCCGCCACCAACCCCTTCAAACCGGCCTGCTCGATCAACCGGGCGGCGGCCTGCCCCGGCGGATTTTTGAAGACGGAACCACAGTTATTTGTGGCCAGCGGCTGAGTCTGCGCGCGGACCTTCAAAAGCGTATCGACGCGGGAAATTATAGAACTTCGATCGTCGGGTTTCAAACCCAGCGTGGCCCCCAGAATCCAGCGGCCGTCAAGACTAGATCGACGGTAATCGAACGTGAGTTGATCCCTGAGCAATGTTTCCACCGATCCGTCCGGCCGGATAACATCCACGGAAAGAACGACCTGTCCCAGCGCGCCGTCACGCGTGCCGGCGTTCATGACAAGCCCGCCGCCGATCGTTCCCGGGACACCGATCAGAAACTCAATCCCGGAAAGTCCTTTTTCCGCGCAATGTTTCACAAGCGTCGGCATCCAGGCACCGGCTCCCGTGATCACGCGGTCTTTTTCGATGACAATGTTTCGGAAATCCCCTTGAAGATGGAGGACCAATCCGCGCACCCCGCGGTCTGACACCAGCACATTGGATCCGGCACCGAGGAAAAAAACAGGCAGGGGATGTCGCTGAAGACACCGATGGAGGGCGATCAACTCCGAACGCGTATTGACGTCGGCAAAGAAATCCGCCGGTCCACCGATGGCCAACGAGGTATGACGCGAGAGAGGTTCGTTTTCACGAAGGGTGGGGCAGGCGGACCGCAGTTCGTCAAGAAGGGACATTTTCCAGCAATTGTTCCCCGTATTTCCAAACGTCTCCGGCGCCCAACGTCACGACCACATCACCCGATTGAAGCTCAATGCGAAGTTTCTGCAGGTCGACAGGGTTCGGAAGCAAACTGGCGGATGGGTGAGTCTTGCGCATTTCATCCAGGATCAGGCGGGAACTGACCCCTTCGATCGGAGCCTCGCCGGCCGGATAAATATCCAACACGTTCACACGATCGGCATTCCGGAAGCAGTTGGCAAAATCAGAGCAGAGCGCCTGGGTCCGCGTGTAACGGTGAGGCTGGAACAGCACCACCAGCCTTCGAGTAGGGTAGCGCTCGCGCAGCGCGGATAACGTGGCGCGGATCTCGGTCGGATGATGCCCATAGTCATCGATCACGGTGAAACCGTTCTTTTCCCCTTTTAACTCCATCCGACGGCCGACTCCCTCGAAACCGGCCAGCCCGTCGGCGATCTGCGGGAAGGAAATCCCGAGCTCGAGTCCCGAAACCACCGCAGCCAAAGCGTTCTGCACATTGTGCCGGCCAGGCACCTGAAGATGGATCTCGCCCAATAACCCGGCGGGACCTATCACCTGAAACGTTGAACCGCTCACATCCACGCGCAGCTGATCCGCGCGGTAGTGTGCGGACGGATCAAAACCATACGTGATGATCCGCCGCGTCATCCGCGGGATCTGGGCCCGGACGTGCGGGTCATCCAGGCAGACGATGACGCAGCCGTAAAATGGAACGCGGCTGGCGTATTGAACAAAGGCGTCGCATATTTTTTCGAAGGTTCCGTAATAATCGAGATGGTCATTGTCGATATTCGTGATGATCGCCAAAGCCGGAGAGAGCTTCAGGAATGACCCGTCGGATTCATCCGCTTCCGCCACCAAGTAATCCCCCTGCCCCATTCGAGCGCCCGAATCGATATGTTTCAGGCGTCCCCCGACGACAACGGTAGGGTCGAGCCCGCCGGCTTGAAGCACCGCGGCCACCATGGATGTGGTCGTGGTTTTCCCGTGCGTCCCGGCGATGGCGAGCGTGTACTTGAGGCGCGCCAGCTCCGCCAGCATTTCAATACGCGGGATCACGGGAATCCCCTGCGCCCGGGCCTGAACCACTTCAGGGTTCTGCTGAGACACCGCCGTGGAGGTGACAACCACTTGAACCCCTTCAACATTCGACGCCTGATGCCCGGCAAAGATCCGGGCGCCCAGCCGCTGCAAGCGCTGGGTGACAGGGGTTTCTTTCAAATCCGACCCGGATACTTTATAGCCGAGTGTGACCAGCACTTCGGCGATTCCGGACATCCCGGCCCCGCCGATTCCCACAAAGTGAATACGCTGTATTTTTTTGAACATGCTAGATCCTAGATCATCTGTAATATGGCAAATTTTAAATACTCTGTCTCGGGCATCGTCAGGAAAATGGGATGGTCCCTGGCCTGAGATCTCAGTTCCACTAGCCGGACATTGCGGTTGGCACGCTTGGCCGCGCGGCGGAGAACTTCAAGAAAAAGCTCCCGCGTCACATGGTGGGAGCAGGAGGAACTGGCCAGAATCCCGCCTTTGGGGAGCGCGCTCAGAGCCAGGGCATTCAGTTTCTCATAGGCCTTCAAGGCCGCTGGCAGATGTTTCTTCGAACGGGCATACGCGGGAGGATCAACCGCAATTACATCGAAAGGTCCCCCGGGATTTTGTTTGGAAAGAAGCGCCACCGCATCCCCTTCGACACACGTGACGCGATCAGACACGTTGTTTAACTCGGCATTTTTCTGGGCCAACTCCAGCGCCGCGTGCGCGCTATCGACGAGAACTATTTCCCGTGCACCCGCCAGAGCCGCCGCTACGCCAAACCCGCCGGAGTAACAGAAAGCATCCAGGACCCGCTTCCCCCGACAATACGGTGCCAGAGCCTGACGGTTGTCCCGCTGGTCAAAATAAAAACCGGTCTTCTGCCCGCCGATCAAGTCGACCTGAAATTTTCCATTCTCGGTTTCAATCTGGACAGGACCCATCATCTCTCCGAACACAACCTTCGGGGGCTCCTGGGGCAATCCTTCCAGTTCGCGCAAAGCCGAGTCCGCACGCCAGATGATGACCCGGGGCTGGAACACCTTCCGGAGCGCCCCGACAAGGAGATTCCGGCATTGCTCCATCCCGGCCGCGACCGCCTGAACCACCAGATGATCGCCATAACGGTCGACCATCAGCCCGGGAAGACGATCGCTTTCACCGAAGACGGCACGATACGCGTGGCCGTTCGGATAGCATTTTTCGCGCCAGGTGAAGGCCTCGATCAAGCGCTTTTCAAAAAAACTTTCGTCAATATCTTCTTTTTGTGAGGTCAGAATCCGGAAAGCGATCAGCGAATGCGGATGGTAAAAACCACGTCCGATAAAACCAGCTCGGGAATGAACCAGGTCCGCCAGGGACCCGGGAGCAATGCCCGTTGGTGCCTGGGCCACTTCATTGGAAAAAGCCCACAAATGACCGCCCTGCAGGCGGCCTTCTTCCCGGGGTTTCAGGATGATCTGTGGATAGTCCAAGTTATCTTAAGGATGCGGATGCTCTGTTAAAGCTGCGCATCCACCCATTTGCGTACTTGCTGCTTGACGGTCAGGTAATTGGACTTGGTGAGAAGAAGGGTCTGCGTATCCACCAGCTTCTTCACCTGGTCGGAGAAAGGCTGAGCCGCGGGCCGGATCGTGGCCAGGACAGGCTTGGTCGAGGCCAGACATTCCAGAAGCGTCATGCGGAAGCGCTCCGACATCATTTCCATGGAACCAATCTCATCGATCACGATGAGGTCTTTGCTCATGAGCGCCAGCTTCAGCGCCGGAATTCCCACATTTTCAAGAGCGTTCAGATCCACGCCATATTTTCCGAGCTGATGAGGACTCTTCAGGTTTTTCGCGGCCAGGACGCGCTCCTGACCATCAAACGTGCGGATCATGAAGCCTCTCTGGATGCGGCCAGAGAGGATATGTTCGGTATAAAACCCTCCGATGCGGGCTCGCTTGGCCAGGGTGACTTCCCGCAAAAGCGTGGTTTTGCCCACCGCGCGCGTACCCGCGATGAAAAGATTTTTGCTCAAGGGATCTCCCATAGACGATGGATTTGGGGCAGAATTCGCACGTCCTTTAAACAATGACTCGCCTGGCCCCACCAGGACACCAACCGCGCCATCGGAATCGACTGGGCGGTTCCCCAATCGGTCGC includes the following:
- the ftsA gene encoding cell division protein FtsA, which produces MAKTDIVAGLDIGSAQVACVIGRRDAQTGQIEVLSGARSACPGGLKGGVVINIDETARAVTRICEEAEDVAKEMVKDLTIAVRGSHLQTFNNHGALNIARTDKEITAEDVEKAIESAQAVHMSPDREIIHTIPQGFTLDRQQGVPNPVGMEGSLLEVDVHIVTASRSHLNNIFKAINAAGFSVTEPIYGLLAAGEVVVTQEERDLGSLLVDIGGQTTDLAVYFDGSVHFTEKLPLGADAITRDLAYGLRTSLSQAQQIKENYGVAMSNLLEQNENEVNFTAMDGRTFRKVNRRFLVDIIEPRVEEIFTLISEKLQDSGYADRVVPGGVILTGGGSLLKGIEQASDRILQLSSRIGLPQGVVGKSDIVGNPSFATAIGLLSFPFRAESAAIISRRRSRSGNWTARLREWVEETF
- a CDS encoding D-alanine--D-alanine ligase, translating into MKNFRRWLRGRRIGVLMGGTSAERDISLKTGCAIWQSLKRQGFHAVAIDAAKPLPASLQRHKIDCAYIALHGPGGEDGAVQGLLQWLGIPYTGSGILASALAMDKIASKRLFEAAHLPTAPWFSLQKEELPKSLPQAKRFGFPLVVKPVDQGSAIGVSIVRSANEWGPAVRSAARYGSTLLVEKFLSGPEITVGVLGKQTLPVIEIVPCDRSFYDFHAKYAPGGSRHILPASLSAAVSRRASELALAACRVLQVRAVARVDLIVDRKAGPTLLEVNTVPGMTETSLLPDAARAVGMDFDALVLKIAECSFAA
- the murB gene encoding UDP-N-acetylmuramate dehydrogenase codes for the protein MSLLDELRSACPTLRENEPLSRHTSLAIGGPADFFADVNTRSELIALHRCLQRHPLPVFFLGAGSNVLVSDRGVRGLVLHLQGDFRNIVIEKDRVITGAGAWMPTLVKHCAEKGLSGIEFLIGVPGTIGGGLVMNAGTRDGALGQVVLSVDVIRPDGSVETLLRDQLTFDYRRSSLDGRWILGATLGLKPDDRSSIISRVDTLLKVRAQTQPLATNNCGSVFKNPPGQAAARLIEQAGLKGLVAGGARVSERHANFIINEKNARASDVQTLMKQIQQTVFDRFGIQLEPEVKLVGEWSS
- the murC gene encoding UDP-N-acetylmuramate--L-alanine ligase, translating into MFKKIQRIHFVGIGGAGMSGIAEVLVTLGYKVSGSDLKETPVTQRLQRLGARIFAGHQASNVEGVQVVVTSTAVSQQNPEVVQARAQGIPVIPRIEMLAELARLKYTLAIAGTHGKTTTTSMVAAVLQAGGLDPTVVVGGRLKHIDSGARMGQGDYLVAEADESDGSFLKLSPALAIITNIDNDHLDYYGTFEKICDAFVQYASRVPFYGCVIVCLDDPHVRAQIPRMTRRIITYGFDPSAHYRADQLRVDVSGSTFQVIGPAGLLGEIHLQVPGRHNVQNALAAVVSGLELGISFPQIADGLAGFEGVGRRMELKGEKNGFTVIDDYGHHPTEIRATLSALRERYPTRRLVVLFQPHRYTRTQALCSDFANCFRNADRVNVLDIYPAGEAPIEGVSSRLILDEMRKTHPSASLLPNPVDLQKLRIELQSGDVVVTLGAGDVWKYGEQLLENVPS
- a CDS encoding class I SAM-dependent rRNA methyltransferase; amino-acid sequence: MDYPQIILKPREEGRLQGGHLWAFSNEVAQAPTGIAPGSLADLVHSRAGFIGRGFYHPHSLIAFRILTSQKEDIDESFFEKRLIEAFTWREKCYPNGHAYRAVFGESDRLPGLMVDRYGDHLVVQAVAAGMEQCRNLLVGALRKVFQPRVIIWRADSALRELEGLPQEPPKVVFGEMMGPVQIETENGKFQVDLIGGQKTGFYFDQRDNRQALAPYCRGKRVLDAFCYSGGFGVAAALAGAREIVLVDSAHAALELAQKNAELNNVSDRVTCVEGDAVALLSKQNPGGPFDVIAVDPPAYARSKKHLPAALKAYEKLNALALSALPKGGILASSSCSHHVTRELFLEVLRRAAKRANRNVRLVELRSQARDHPIFLTMPETEYLKFAILQMI
- a CDS encoding nucleoside-triphosphatase, with amino-acid sequence MSKNLFIAGTRAVGKTTLLREVTLAKRARIGGFYTEHILSGRIQRGFMIRTFDGQERVLAAKNLKSPHQLGKYGVDLNALENVGIPALKLALMSKDLIVIDEIGSMEMMSERFRMTLLECLASTKPVLATIRPAAQPFSDQVKKLVDTQTLLLTKSNYLTVKQQVRKWVDAQL